In one Prosthecochloris aestuarii DSM 271 genomic region, the following are encoded:
- a CDS encoding TonB-dependent receptor: protein MRKYRKCLPATLALLAVIGFSVFQESNAQELPAETPSSATVPLREFQFETIVVTADAIDDEQQEIESGELRTHKVVDLAEILSDELVEVQMIRKSGYGNEVSVRGFGQENIKVLLDGGILEGACGSRKDPSLSHINMLTVQKLTVQQGPFDVTKPGCLGGYIDVVTRKPEEGFHGELLGKVGSYGFHSGGFTTTGGSDKVQWLFGYNYSESGQYEDGDGSRLWSVREGLGASYSEEGREAQSFQKHDVWGKLQFTPNENSTILLEHSYGKANDILTPRVVFDTEEELTNLSKASWEIRNLGKLSETLTLSVYRNEVDHAPFQEYRNVAVPKNNEVESVISGGAVQNVTETDFATLTYGIDWYHREWWGDVYYSLTGQKINDVLIPSVRSLNLGGYVKMDKTFDRLSLGLGLRYDRFRQEADEELKFTSAVTDNNRNVDHLFGGHLSFRYVLGDEAMLFGGVGRSYRTPTSSERYIQGNPGFFGNPDLKPTANTEFDVGVLYEFGGVKFQTKGFYSSLDDYIYQENNVAGYKSYTNIDAHIWGGDIKAIVDLSDGFSLEGGIAYQKGVKESFPDNNSDDDLGQMAPLKGMLALNYNSHETLREHDRGLFGSIEWVHSSASKHVDADAGEKPLEAWDIINLRMGYRYKSYSLNVGMDNLFDTQYTVANSYEWDVIGGTGANPAIVSEPGRFIYATVGYAW from the coding sequence ATGAGGAAATACAGAAAATGTCTTCCGGCTACGCTGGCTTTGCTGGCGGTTATTGGTTTTTCAGTCTTCCAGGAATCGAATGCTCAGGAGCTTCCTGCTGAAACACCGTCTTCGGCAACTGTTCCATTGAGGGAATTTCAGTTTGAAACCATCGTTGTTACTGCAGATGCCATCGATGATGAGCAGCAGGAGATCGAGAGTGGCGAACTGAGAACGCACAAGGTGGTCGACCTTGCTGAGATTCTTTCCGACGAGTTGGTGGAGGTTCAGATGATCCGCAAAAGCGGGTACGGCAACGAGGTGTCTGTGCGAGGCTTTGGCCAGGAGAATATCAAGGTTCTGCTGGACGGGGGGATTCTCGAAGGGGCCTGCGGCAGCCGCAAGGACCCTTCGCTTTCGCACATCAATATGCTGACTGTGCAGAAACTGACGGTTCAGCAGGGTCCGTTTGACGTTACAAAACCTGGCTGCCTGGGGGGCTACATTGACGTGGTCACCAGGAAACCCGAGGAAGGGTTTCATGGGGAGTTGCTGGGCAAGGTCGGCAGTTACGGTTTCCATAGCGGAGGTTTTACAACTACCGGCGGCAGTGACAAGGTCCAGTGGCTTTTCGGGTACAATTATTCCGAATCAGGACAGTACGAGGATGGAGACGGCAGCAGGCTCTGGAGCGTCCGAGAGGGCCTGGGGGCTTCCTACAGCGAAGAGGGGCGTGAGGCTCAGTCGTTTCAGAAGCACGATGTCTGGGGTAAACTGCAGTTCACGCCGAATGAGAACAGCACCATTCTGCTGGAGCATTCCTACGGTAAGGCGAATGATATTCTGACACCGCGGGTTGTCTTCGATACCGAGGAGGAGCTGACCAATCTCTCAAAGGCGAGCTGGGAGATCCGCAATCTCGGCAAGCTTTCCGAGACGCTCACCTTGTCTGTCTATCGCAACGAGGTGGATCACGCTCCTTTCCAGGAGTATCGCAATGTAGCCGTACCGAAAAACAATGAGGTCGAGTCGGTGATTAGCGGTGGAGCCGTTCAAAACGTGACAGAGACGGATTTTGCAACATTGACCTACGGCATCGACTGGTATCACCGGGAGTGGTGGGGAGACGTCTATTACAGCCTGACAGGTCAGAAGATCAATGATGTTCTCATCCCTTCAGTCCGGTCGCTCAATCTGGGCGGGTATGTCAAGATGGATAAAACGTTCGACAGGCTGTCGCTGGGTTTGGGGTTGAGGTACGATCGTTTCCGCCAGGAGGCGGATGAAGAGCTGAAATTTACGAGCGCTGTGACCGACAACAATCGTAACGTTGATCATCTTTTCGGCGGACATCTGTCGTTCAGATATGTCCTGGGTGATGAGGCGATGCTTTTCGGCGGTGTTGGCCGCAGTTACCGGACGCCGACATCGAGTGAACGATATATCCAGGGCAATCCGGGATTTTTCGGCAATCCGGATCTCAAGCCTACGGCCAACACGGAGTTCGACGTGGGTGTTTTGTACGAGTTCGGAGGGGTGAAGTTCCAGACAAAGGGATTTTATTCCTCTCTTGACGATTACATCTACCAGGAAAACAATGTTGCAGGGTATAAGAGCTATACGAACATCGATGCCCATATCTGGGGCGGTGACATCAAGGCCATTGTCGATCTGAGTGACGGGTTTTCACTGGAAGGCGGAATCGCCTATCAGAAAGGCGTCAAGGAGAGCTTCCCCGACAACAACAGCGACGATGATCTGGGCCAGATGGCTCCTTTGAAGGGGATGCTGGCGCTGAATTACAACAGCCACGAAACATTGAGGGAACACGATCGAGGCCTCTTCGGCTCTATAGAGTGGGTTCATTCGAGTGCCTCGAAGCACGTCGATGCCGATGCCGGAGAAAAGCCGCTTGAAGCGTGGGATATCATCAACCTGCGCATGGGGTACCGGTATAAATCATACAGTTTGAATGTTGGCATGGATAACCTTTTTGATACACAGTATACGGTTGCGAATTCTTATGAATGGGATGTCATCGGCGGAACCGGAGCCAATCCGGCAATCGTCAGCGAACCGGGCAGGTTCATCTACGCTACTGTCGGCTATGCCTGGTAG
- a CDS encoding Fur family transcriptional regulator — MRRKTAQRKAIEQVFRENERPLGVDEVLSSGRKRVDSLNQATVYRNLKILIEDGWLKQLFHPLLGTLYERTGKGHHHHFHCRKCNRTFELPGCALNEEEAAPIGYVIEDHEIYLFGICPTCAK, encoded by the coding sequence TTGAGGCGCAAGACCGCACAAAGAAAGGCTATAGAGCAAGTCTTCAGAGAAAACGAACGCCCTTTAGGGGTGGATGAGGTGCTGAGCAGTGGACGCAAGCGGGTGGATTCCCTCAACCAGGCAACAGTGTACCGAAACCTGAAAATTCTCATCGAGGATGGATGGCTGAAACAACTCTTCCACCCGCTCTTGGGCACACTGTACGAACGCACGGGAAAAGGGCACCATCACCATTTCCACTGCCGCAAGTGCAACCGCACCTTCGAACTTCCGGGATGCGCCCTCAACGAAGAAGAAGCTGCTCCAATAGGATATGTTATAGAAGACCACGAAATTTATTTATTCGGCATCTGCCCAACCTGCGCCAAGTGA
- a CDS encoding PAS domain-containing protein has protein sequence MNKPPLINSSIQTLENVITVLKAGTWEWNIQTGIVTVNRFWYDMLGYEAAEPEMTMQTWQDMIHPDDLETVMSAAKMHLDGNSDVYEVEFRLKHRNGQWVWIRSNGRIMEYDGNRDPLYFCGVHIDITEKKTVQKELRAANELFRFLFSNSSDAIVLLKGAEIMDCNPRALTFFDCSDRNLIVGKSLLDLSPAKQPDGSESLVRLKTSLQKAETGKPQWFAWQCQTENKVPVECEVCLKKLTSNPEGYIVALLQDASAE, from the coding sequence ATGAACAAGCCGCCTCTTATCAATTCATCAATTCAGACGTTAGAAAATGTTATAACTGTTTTGAAAGCAGGGACATGGGAATGGAATATACAAACCGGTATTGTTACCGTGAACCGTTTCTGGTACGACATGCTTGGTTATGAAGCCGCTGAACCGGAAATGACCATGCAGACATGGCAGGACATGATTCATCCGGATGATCTGGAGACGGTTATGTCAGCCGCCAAAATGCATCTGGACGGAAATTCGGACGTTTATGAGGTGGAATTTCGCCTGAAACACCGTAATGGCCAGTGGGTCTGGATAAGGTCAAACGGAAGGATAATGGAATATGACGGTAACCGTGATCCTCTGTATTTTTGTGGAGTGCATATCGATATAACGGAAAAGAAAACAGTCCAGAAGGAGCTTCGTGCCGCCAATGAGCTGTTTCGTTTTCTTTTTTCAAATAGCAGCGATGCGATAGTATTACTCAAAGGGGCTGAAATCATGGATTGTAATCCACGGGCCCTTACGTTTTTCGACTGTTCCGACCGCAATCTGATTGTCGGAAAAAGCCTCTTGGATTTGTCTCCGGCAAAACAACCCGACGGTTCAGAAAGCCTGGTACGATTGAAAACATCGCTACAGAAAGCGGAAACAGGGAAACCTCAATGGTTTGCATGGCAGTGTCAAACCGAGAATAAAGTGCCTGTTGAGTGCGAAGTGTGCCTTAAAAAGCTCACGTCAAACCCTGAAGGATATATCGTTGCGCTGCTTCAGGACGCATCCGCCGAATAG
- a CDS encoding IS110 family transposase, giving the protein MQTETERLAAYRQLRTGIRGSEKHLIAGIDIAKDKHYAFFGTATGKTLCKQFTFPNSNEGFELLCSKAETLRLQHQLQQVVIGVEPTANYHKPLADHLVRHGLLVVQVSGVAVKKNRELLDGRWDKHDRKDAANIADLIAQGKCQFYDYPSPAIRELRELLHLKHTLKQEEHRIKTRIRNNLLAQFFPEMDQFMTTCQQDTLAVIGTCCSPEQIATLDYESFFAKVVTVYKGKRQEEHLLRIWQCARASIGCLAGNAPIYEGKVLIDQLLHLRQIIKELDEQIATLCSGFEEYPCLLSIPGIGPAISATILAAIGNPYRFDTTKQVIKLAGLDLSASRSGRSAVNATPIISKRGQAELRYALCQAALVAGSRNTFFRCWFAKKLQGRERERGIVGILRVKLAAKLLVIAWTMMKKKEMFAYERLNNC; this is encoded by the coding sequence ATGCAAACGGAAACTGAGAGATTGGCTGCGTACCGGCAACTGCGGACTGGAATCCGAGGTTCAGAAAAGCATCTGATTGCAGGTATCGATATTGCTAAGGACAAGCATTATGCATTCTTCGGCACCGCCACAGGAAAGACATTATGCAAACAATTCACGTTTCCGAACAGCAACGAGGGGTTTGAACTGTTGTGTTCAAAAGCAGAAACCCTCCGCTTGCAGCATCAGCTGCAACAGGTGGTTATCGGTGTAGAACCGACAGCAAATTATCACAAACCGCTGGCCGATCATCTTGTTCGACACGGATTGCTGGTTGTACAGGTCTCCGGGGTTGCGGTCAAAAAGAATCGAGAACTGCTCGATGGGCGTTGGGATAAGCATGACCGCAAAGATGCGGCCAATATTGCCGATCTTATCGCTCAAGGCAAATGCCAGTTCTATGACTATCCTTCGCCTGCCATTCGTGAGCTTCGGGAACTCCTTCATTTGAAGCACACGCTCAAACAGGAGGAACATCGCATCAAAACCCGTATCAGAAACAACTTGCTTGCACAGTTCTTTCCTGAAATGGATCAGTTTATGACGACCTGCCAGCAGGACACGTTAGCGGTTATTGGAACCTGTTGCTCTCCCGAGCAGATTGCAACATTGGATTATGAGTCGTTCTTTGCCAAAGTTGTCACCGTGTACAAAGGGAAACGACAGGAAGAGCATCTGCTTCGGATCTGGCAGTGTGCCCGAGCATCCATTGGTTGCCTGGCGGGTAATGCGCCAATCTATGAGGGAAAGGTGCTCATTGATCAGTTGCTCCACCTACGCCAGATTATAAAAGAACTTGACGAACAGATTGCAACATTGTGTTCAGGATTTGAAGAGTATCCTTGTCTGTTGAGTATTCCCGGTATTGGCCCTGCTATTTCAGCAACCATTTTGGCAGCTATCGGTAATCCCTACCGGTTCGATACGACAAAACAGGTCATCAAACTTGCCGGCCTTGATTTAAGCGCCTCTCGCAGCGGGCGATCCGCAGTGAATGCAACACCGATTATTTCCAAAAGAGGGCAGGCTGAACTGCGCTATGCGCTCTGTCAGGCGGCACTGGTGGCAGGATCACGCAATACGTTTTTCCGGTGCTGGTTTGCCAAAAAATTGCAGGGACGTGAGCGTGAACGAGGGATCGTGGGAATTCTCAGGGTCAAACTGGCAGCAAAACTACTCGTTATTGCCTGGACTATGATGAAGAAGAAAGAAATGTTTGCTTATGAGCGACTGAACAACTGCTGA
- a CDS encoding Fic family protein, giving the protein MSSALTPLPPIDADQLETKAVLTKLSSANRYLAELKGVSGSIPNQGILINTLSLQEAKDSSAIESIITTNDELFKDELFPDFARSAAAKEVRNYVMALRTGFERVQKDRLLTANTILTIHAELERHNSGFRRLPGTELKNEQSGEIVYTPPQKYDTIVDLMRNLESFINDDTVSDIDPLIKVAIIHYQFESIHPFYDGNGRTGRIINVLYLVLKERLDIPVLYLSRYIIRTKQDYYRLLQDVRDTGAWEEWILYILTGIEQTSRQTIRIVQDIQQALMTYKHQIRNDFRFYSQDLINNLFFHPYTKIDFVMRDLKVSRLTATKYLDALAEGDRFLKKAKIGRSNYYINIALFNILAKEETE; this is encoded by the coding sequence ATGTCATCTGCACTTACCCCGCTCCCTCCGATTGACGCAGACCAGTTGGAGACAAAAGCTGTCCTAACAAAATTATCCTCGGCAAACAGATACCTTGCTGAACTTAAAGGGGTTTCCGGATCTATCCCGAACCAGGGTATTTTGATCAATACACTCTCTCTGCAGGAAGCTAAAGACAGCTCTGCTATAGAGAGTATTATCACCACCAATGACGAGTTGTTCAAGGACGAGCTTTTCCCTGATTTTGCAAGAAGTGCCGCAGCCAAAGAGGTCAGAAATTATGTTATGGCTTTACGAACTGGTTTTGAACGCGTCCAAAAGGACCGATTGCTGACAGCCAACACGATTCTGACCATACACGCTGAGCTAGAGAGGCATAACTCTGGCTTTCGCAGACTCCCTGGCACAGAACTTAAAAATGAACAGAGTGGTGAAATTGTTTACACCCCACCGCAGAAATATGATACGATTGTAGATTTGATGAGGAACCTTGAGTCGTTCATCAACGACGATACTGTTTCAGATATTGATCCCTTGATCAAGGTTGCCATCATCCATTACCAATTTGAAAGCATTCATCCATTTTATGATGGCAATGGCCGGACAGGTCGTATTATCAACGTGCTATATCTGGTATTGAAAGAGCGCTTAGACATCCCGGTGCTTTACCTTAGTCGTTATATTATCCGAACAAAACAGGATTATTACCGTTTGCTTCAAGATGTCCGCGACACGGGAGCTTGGGAAGAATGGATTTTGTATATCCTGACCGGTATTGAGCAAACCTCTCGTCAAACGATTCGCATCGTTCAGGATATACAGCAGGCTCTCATGACATACAAGCATCAGATCAGAAATGATTTCAGATTCTACAGTCAGGATCTGATCAATAATCTTTTTTTTCACCCCTATACCAAAATAGATTTTGTGATGCGCGACCTGAAGGTAAGCCGTCTTACAGCAACAAAATATCTTGATGCCCTTGCCGAAGGTGACCGATTCCTGAAAAAAGCAAAGATTGGCCGATCTAACTATTATATCAACATCGCGTTATTCAATATTCTGGCGAAAGAAGAAACAGAATGA